The DNA region TCGAATGCTAGAATTCCGTGTGCATAGATTGACATTCCAGAGCAGATTAGATGTGCACCCTTCACCGCTGGATTAATTAACAATTCAGACATTCAGTAATGTTATGGTGAAAAATGGGCAGGAAACTTGATGAAATTCAGGCTCTGGGTAGTATTCAGGTAGCAAAGTGCTAGCTTCGGTTCTACCTGACGGTAACGAGCTGCATTGAGAAGTACCAACTCTATCTAGGTAGTGGGAACTCGTTATTGTTCGGTGCACATGGATTCAGTTTGTGTTCTTGCACTTCGCTTGCCAGTTCGGTGTCCATCGCGATTCAGTGTGGTGGGCTAACTCATGGGCCGTCAGTGTGGTGGGCCTCCATCAGGAACTGTTTCCTCTGAGATGCTAATGGGCCGTCAGGAAACGGAGGCGATTCTGCGTTTTCCTGACGAAACCGACAAGCGACGTGTTCGCGCGACGGGGTCGGCTCGCCGTGGAGCACTGGccagcgcggcgcggcgcgtacAGCATCAGCGGTCGGCGGATGCACTCGCACTAGCAGCCTGCCGACCGCCCGACCAGATTCGTGCAGGCACGAACGGCGACTGTGTTCTGCATACACGGGGCCGCATCACGACCGGCCAGGATTAAGAAGATTTCAGGGATCCGCCGGATTCGATCGCGCAGGCATATGAACCGGCTTGTCGCCGACAGGCAAAGATTCGCGTGAGAGCACCCACTTAATTTCGATCAAAACCAGACAGCATCAGGGACTCCGGAATGATCCGTGCTGCTGCTGTTCGCGATCGCGCTGTCGCCTTAACAGCATCAGAAACTTTGCAACGAGTCCAGGAACCCGACCCAGTCAGTCACGACACAGGACGCTGTCTCGGTGGCGTGGGGTAAACCAGGAGAGCTACTTCCAGTTCCAAGCTTCCAGCCATGGAGTCGCGATGACTCGCTGACTAGAACGCTCCCCCTTTCCAGACATGGCACGAGGCACGCGCTAACGTGCATGAAGATTCAAGCTTCGTATAGCACTAGGGATCAGGGAACCCGACGTCAGTGCTAAGACGGCCGTGCCATGTTCAGACACCAGTCAACTGAGAATGCAGGCCTCCGGTCTCCGGATTTCAATTTACATATTTTTTATTCAAAAGCAGTTGCTTCTTAGCTCAACTGCTCAAGTGAGATTTGAAGTGCTGCTTAACATGTATGGATTACAAGCACAGTAATGCATGCTAATTGCCAACTCATCGATGTCCAACGAAAACAAGTATCGAAGATGAAACAACGCAAGGCGCGCTAATAAGCAAGCTGCTCACTAACGGATCATCAAACCGCGTTCTCCATCATGGCCCTGAACTCGCGGAAGCTGATCCTGCCGTCGCCGTCGGCGTCGTGCGCGGCGATCATCCTCCGGCAGTCCTCCGGCCGCGCACCCTCGGGCATCCCGAGCCGCCGCATCACGTTCCACAGCTCGCTGGGGCTCACGAACCCGTCTTCGTCGCGGTCGAACACGTAGAAGGCCTCCCGCAGCTCGGCCTCGCTGGCGACCTTGCTCTCCAGCAGGTCGTCcaccgcccacgccgcctcgcACCCGCCGCACGCCTCCCCGccatccccgccgcccgcgccgtcgACCCCGCCGCCGGGCAGCAGCCCGAGCCTCGCCATCACCGCCGCGACGTCCGGCCGCGACGCGCCCCTCCGACGAGCGCACCGCTCGCAATGCCGACGAGCTTGCCGCGGAGGTGCCACCACGCCGCCAACGCCGCTGtcgtcctcctcgtcgtcgtccgcgCCGAGGACGACGCTGTCGTCGCGGGCGAGGAGGCGCACGACCGCCCGCGACGCCGAGCGTATGCTCCTCCTCGCCGAGCTGAAGTTGTCGACCAGAGGCTGGAGCTGGAGCAGGACCATGATCAGGAAAGATGACACCGACACGATGAGGCAGCCGTGCTGGTCGAAAACCGTCGGGACCAGATCCAACATGTTAATCCCGCAGCATCTTTGCAAGCCCTGCTCAATTGTTCTTTCTTCTTTGTGTGTGTTGCTTTTTGAAGAAAAAAAAGATCTCTAGACCCCTCTGCTTGATGGAACGACGGTCATGTGTGTCAGCGTGTGGGTGTGTGTACTGTGTGGACGGTGGACCTGTGCGGGCTGTGGCTTCGAGATTCACCCGCGACAAATATATAGGGGGACAGTTGGGAGAGCTTGTAGCTTTTGGGCAAGCATCATCAGCGGGCGGCAAACGGAGAGCAAGTTCCAGGCAACCGGCGAGGAATTTGCACAGCCGCCAATCTGCTTTTTCTACCGGTCTCTGTGCAAGACTTTTGTACAATGTTTGTTAGGCCGGTTTGGTATAGTTTCAGCTCTTTTTAAAACGGTCTCTGAAGCAGCTTTTCTGGTAAAGCTAAAGCTGTTTTTAAAATCGTTTGGCGAAACATGGGCCTGCAAAAGAAGCTAGGAGAAAAGTTACGATTTTCAGCTTCGCCTTTCCAATGTAAACTGGAAGCAGTTTCACCACATACTTCATATATGAAGCTTTATGTGAAGCTTCAATTCGAATTCTGTGCCAAAAGAGCTAACTTGATGCTACTCTTTTATTACTTCAGTACCAAGCAGCAGTGCTGGACGCTACGGTAGATCCAACTAGGGCAGGGCTTGAAATTTCCAGGCACTTTTACATTGAAAAACACAGGCCACGGGTTAGAGGAAATCCTGTGCTAGCTGCTCCATAGGCGGATCTCGATCAGCGGACGCGTTCGGCGTTGACGGGAAGTGTCAGTGCTACTGGTGGTGAGTAGTTCAGTTCCGAGTCCAGGCAGCATACCGACCCGGTCAGTCGCCACTTAAAATTGGTCCGGTGTCGTTAGTGCACGGGCCGTCAGACCGTCCGCTAAAGAATTACCGACACGGGCACACGGCCGTCTAGCGCGTCAGGTCCTTCTCCAGTGCAGGACGGGATGAGTTCGGACTTGGCCACGGAGTACTTGCTAGCTTCCAGACAAACCATCTCTCACGGAAGCGGCGGGCATCCGTGGAAAAAATCGCGAAACAACAGAGCAATTAATCGTGGTACCAATAATCCACTTGCCCCCCGGACCTGGCCAAATTTCGCTCGAAGTTCAGGCTCGTCCAGGGCAGGATGAACCGGAACCGGAGCGGACGCGATGCCGTACCCAAACAGAGAATCTAGTAGCTCGCATTCCCGCGACCACCGCTTGACTCGCACAGCGCGCGCCGTCTTGACTGGGTCTCGCAACGCTGCCCTTGCTTTGCCGCTCGCCGTTGTCGCCCTGCCGGGACGCAATTGCACTTCCCCGTCCTCTTTTCCACCCGGCTTTCCAGGGTTGCGATGGAATTGCAATTATTGGCAGGCGCAGCTGGGTAGTACAACGGACAAGTGGCTCCGGGAGCCTGACAAGTTCGGGCGGGTCCTTTTCGTTATCCATCCACTACACTACTACTAGCACGGAACTTCCCTTGAGCGCAGGTGAGTCGCCGTTTACTTGCCAGTTAATCTCCAGCTTCAACTGGATCCACTTTGCTCGTCTAAAAAAAAAGGCAACAGTGATGCTTCTTATGACAGAACGAGATAGGCCAAACATTATTATTGAAAAGAACCGGGTAGTTCTTTGTAGTTTGGAATGGAATTTGGATCCCATGCTTGATGTTTCCATCCCTGACTGGCCAACGACATGATCGCCAGGCAGGGTTTGTGCCCCACGGAATGGGGTCGGGTCCCGTCACCGTCAGCGTCACGAAAGTCCAGGTTGACCTGGAGTCTCGGTCTCCCCAGGACCGAGGCGAACATTCCGTTTCGTTGCAAAGTTGCTTCGCTTTGCTGTACAAGTTGCGGCGTAGCGGAATCCGATCCGCTGATCCTGTGAGCAGTGCGACTTTGAGAGTTGAGACTGGCCGGAGACAGCAGCCCGCCCGCCCCAGCGTGTGTATTCTCACAGAAACCTGCTCGTGTGGCGGCAGGCTAATTCGAATGGCCAAGTCTTCTTTTCGCGCAGATGGAGCTCATCTGAAAGTTACAGGTGCTGCTTACCTCCGACTCCAAGTACAAGAACCAGCGAATGAGAAGTGCCACCTCAACTCTGGAGGAAACAAACGTACCCATAAAAGCCATGATGAGCAGCGCAACTCGGGACTGCACACTTCCAACACCGATTCGGATTCGATGTGTTCAGTCTCAAGTTTCGGTCCTTCCAACACGTGTTTTTGGTCCGAATTCGATGTCATTCCATCAGGTCCATCCTCGCACAAATCGGTTTGAAATAATTGCCACAGGCCAAGGTGAGCCACAGAGTTTGCGGCAGCACGGCCATTTGTTACGCAGAAACTAGCCAACCCAATATCAGAACCAAACCGGGTACTCTGGCATTTATTCTAAATACAGGAAGTTGAATAAGTCACTCTAATCCCAAACGAAATGTTATCACGTGCCATGTTTCAGGTCACAGCAACATATAATTATTCCTTAATGAGCATACCAGTGGGATAGGAGTGGCTAGTGAGCAAACTGCACTGAAAATCCACATTGACTTCACCAAGCTCGAATTTATCTATAGAGTGCCTGCTAAACAAATCGTGGCAAACCAGAACATGCCACACGTAGTTTGGGATATCCCAGCAGAACAATCAACAGAATGAAGATAAGGTTGATATACCCTCATCGACCACATGATCACACCAAGAAAATATGCAGGTAGGATTCCTCAAGTATGAGGACATGGATAGCAGTCTCGCAGATGCTGTTTTGGCCACCTCTTTCCATCAAAATAGGACATAACTGCCCCCGGACCTGGCTGCAACTGATGAACCATTTCCATGTTGCTTCAAAGCTTCAGAAATTAGAATGACagacaaaaaaaaaggaacaaaTAAACCCAATTGCAAGATAGCAGGTTATCCTCTAGTGTGACATTCAGGACATATGAAGCAGCACCTGCAACCTTCCATCAACTCCAGAAAGCAATGGACTGTGAGTAGGTAAAAGGTCCTTCCCTTCACAGAGATTATCCAGACGTCTTCCAAGAGATTCTCACAGTAAAAACACGGCGTGCAATGTCATTGCTCACATAAGCCTAACAGCTAGCGGAGGAGATTAGTCTTACCTTGCCCATACTCTCAAACAAACTGGCGGTAAGTCTTCAGGAGACAATAAGCGCACTAGAGGCTAACTTTTATTTCAGATAAGTAAACATAGCAAGCACTAGCACTTACAAGCCACATAGTTCAGAAAAGCGAAGAGAATATCTTGTCTTCTGGGGGCCAATTCAGAGATATGTACAGAAACTACAATACAAAGATGCCAGTCTCACATTTCAGAACAGCTCCACCATATTGCAAGCCTGCATCCAGTGGTGTCTGCAATTTATATGAAACTATTGAAGTTATCAAGCACATCAACAAAAGGGCAGGCCTTACCATTATTCATATCAATATGGTCGCAATATTTAACATTACCTTCAAGTCTCAGAAGAGCGTGGGGCACTTTCATCATCAGATGATGAGGATGGATCAGAGAAGAGTGCGCTCAGAGCAGAGAAGATAGGACTATCTGAATGGTTGTCTCCATTACGGTTAATACTTTCTGTATCACTACTGCTTGCAACGACATTGTCTCCATCGCCATTCATGGCCCCAGCACTGCTGGCTGATTCACATGGGTTCTTCGTCTCCTCAGTAGGCAACTGAAATCGACAGATTGGACAAGAACTGTGAAGCTCCAGCCATGGAAGGATGCACTGAGAGTGGAATTTATGCTGACAGGGCATCTGCTTTGCTTCTGCCCCAATCTCAAAATCCTCAAGACAGACTGAACAGCCCAACACTTCCTTGATGTTCACAGTTGGCAATGCAGCTACTGCCTCCTTCTTGGCAGGTGGTGTGCCAGAACGATTGAGATCACTCTCTGCCAAACGCTGCAAGAGAATATCTAAGCCAGGACCAAGAAAGTAATCCCCAAGTGATACACCAGAACTTGTGTTGCTTGATTCCTCTTGGTCGCGTCCAAATGTTCCTTGGAGGATGATGGCCTCATTGTTGGAGTTGATCAGTATTAGGCTTTCTGTCCTCTCTCTCCCACGATTGCTCAGTCTCTCTATCGCCCTTAGCCTCTCCCTCTGCCTCTCCACCCTCCTCTCCACAGCCTGCCTCTCTGCCCTCCGCCTCTCCCTTCTTTCTCTCTCCATATCTCTCTCTGTATCACTGCCAGTGTGATCCAAGCCCCTTATGTCATCATGCATAGTTTGAATCAGCCTGGAAAGTGCTGACGGCCGCCTTCGCCTCCTACTGAATAGTTCAAACTCACGGTCTGaatcatcctcatcatcatcctcctcctcaCCATCATCCTCATCAGCATCAGCATCCTCCATGGCCTCCCTCCTGAGTCTTGATCTGCGCGATGAACCCTCCAGCATACCAAAAAGCAGTGGAGCCAAAGCAGAGAGGGAGCGATCAGACCTCGTGTCAGTAGCTGGTTCAAAGCCTTCAGAGTCCATCTCTTCCACAAACCCACCCTCACAGCTGGGGCACTTCATCTCCGGCATAGGATCGATCACCTCCTCACACATGTGGCACCAATACCTAACTCCCCGGCCTTCATCCATCTTGAAACAAACTCTCTTGACACTTTTTGTTTCGCTTTAGTAGTATCTTGCGGTCCTAATTCACCCCTGAATACTTATAGCAGCCATCAACAGCTCTACCGCGTCAAGGAGATGTCTTCCTTCCCTGGCCTGAGAAAGTTATCCTTGTCACCCTGAAACAAATTTCCCCATGAGCATCTGTACTTAAATTTTACTAGAACGAGAACACGCACGCAAAGATTAAGGTACTAACAGATCTACCAGAGAAAGGAAAACCAGTTGCGAGTCTAATCCCACTGAACAAGCAAAAAAGGCAGGATATTTCTAGGAAACTTTCTACACGAGCATCTGCAACTAAAGCACATATGCCTTCATTCAGGAGCACGAGACCTAGTACAGAAACAGAGACCAAGCAAAGTGCACACCCCAGTTCCCCAGGTTTCAGAGAAACCGGGGGCCCTGCCGCTGGATCCAAGCAACAAAAACCCGCCCTACTCCACCAGCACTACTCTACAACCGCAGAATCTCACGCCAGAACCGAATCAAAGCAAGCAAGAGCACGGATCTACACAGCGGCCTCATCTAAACCCTACCGCTTCCAAAAGCGACGAAACTAGATGAAAAGGATCAGGCGAAACAACAGCTCGGGAATCCGAAATTTgcagcggggaggaggagggtggAACCATTACCTCGGAGCGTCCGCGGTGCGGGATTTCGCTTCAGGCCATGATCcccccgcgcggcgcggccggcgtcGAGGAGCAGTTCGGAGTGGCAGGGTGGAGGCCTGGAGCGGAAAGGGATAAGTTGCGCGGAGAGGAAACTACGCGGAAGGTCCCAGATTCGCGAGCTGAGTTGAGTAGTTTGTTTGGGCTAATCGTGATTTGTGGTGTGCTTATCGCCCTACAACGCCAATATTTTACACATTTGACCCtggttaaaatttatttacaGAGGCGATGGGTCTGGGTACTTGGGTAAATAGATAAATTGGCCCT from Panicum hallii strain FIL2 chromosome 9, PHallii_v3.1, whole genome shotgun sequence includes:
- the LOC112877278 gene encoding probable calcium-binding protein CML21, with the translated sequence MLDLVPTVFDQHGCLIVSVSSFLIMVLLQLQPLVDNFSSARRSIRSASRAVVRLLARDDSVVLGADDDEEDDSGVGGVVAPPRQARRHCERCARRRGASRPDVAAVMARLGLLPGGGVDGAGGGDGGEACGGCEAAWAVDDLLESKVASEAELREAFYVFDRDEDGFVSPSELWNVMRRLGMPEGARPEDCRRMIAAHDADGDGRISFREFRAMMENAV
- the LOC112875272 gene encoding E3 ubiquitin-protein ligase SIRP1-like, which translates into the protein MDEGRGVRYWCHMCEEVIDPMPEMKCPSCEGGFVEEMDSEGFEPATDTRSDRSLSALAPLLFGMLEGSSRRSRLRREAMEDADADEDDGEEEDDDEDDSDREFELFSRRRRRPSALSRLIQTMHDDIRGLDHTGSDTERDMERERRERRRAERQAVERRVERQRERLRAIERLSNRGRERTESLILINSNNEAIILQGTFGRDQEESSNTSSGVSLGDYFLGPGLDILLQRLAESDLNRSGTPPAKKEAVAALPTVNIKEVLGCSVCLEDFEIGAEAKQMPCQHKFHSQCILPWLELHSSCPICRFQLPTEETKNPCESASSAGAMNGDGDNVVASSSDTESINRNGDNHSDSPIFSALSALFSDPSSSSDDESAPRSSET